The following coding sequences are from one Mugil cephalus isolate CIBA_MC_2020 chromosome 9, CIBA_Mcephalus_1.1, whole genome shotgun sequence window:
- the LOC125013273 gene encoding clathrin heavy chain 1 isoform X4, translating to MAQILPIRFQEHLQLQNLGINPANIGFSTLTMESDKFICIREKVGEQAQVVIIDMADPNNPIRRPISADSAIMNPASKVIALKAAKTLQIFNIEMKSKMKAHTMTDDVTFWKWISLNTVALVTDNAVYHWSMEGDSQPIKVFDRHSSLAGCQIINYRTDAKQKWLLLIGISAQQNRVVGAMQLYSVDRKVSQPIEGHAAGFAQFKMEGNTEESTLFCFAVRGQAGGKLHIIEVGTPPTGNQPFPKKAVDVFFPPEAQNDFPVAMQISSKQDVVFLITKYGYIHLYDLETGTCIYMNRISGETIFVTAPHEPTAGIIGVNRKGQVLSVCVEEENIIPYITNVLQNPDLALRMAVRNNLAGAEELFARKFNTLFAAGNYSEAAKVAANAPKGILRTPDTIRRFQSVPAQPGQTSPLLQYFGILLDQGQLNKFESLELCRPVLQQGRKQLLEKWLKEDKLECSEELGDLVKSVDPTLALSVYLRANVPNKVIQCFAETGQFQKIVLYAKKVGYTPDWIFLLRNVMRISPEQGLQFSQMLVQDEEPLADITQIVDVFMEYNLIQQCTSFLLDALKNNRPMEGPLQTRLLEMNLVHAPQVADAILGNQMFTHYDRAHVAQLCEKAGLLQRALEHYTDLYDIKRAVVHTHLLNPEWLVNFFGSLSVEDSLECLRAMLSANIRQNLQICVQVASKYHEQLSTQSLTELFESFKSFEGLFYFLGSIVNFSQDPEVHFKYIQAACKTGQIKEVERICRESNCYDPERVKNFLKEAKLTDQLPLIIVCDRFDFVHDLVLYLYRNSLQKYIEIYVQKVNPSRLPVVIGGLLDVDCAEDVIKNLIMVVRGQFSTDELVAEVEKRNRLKLLLPWLEARIHEGCEEPATHNALAKIYIDSNNNPERFLRENPFYDSRVVGKYCEKRDPHLACVAYERGQCDQELIHVCNENSLFKSLSRYLVRRKNPELWASVLLETNNYRRPLIDQVVQTALSETQDPEEVSVTVKAFMTADLPNELIELLEKIVLDNSVFSEHRNLQNLLILTAIKADRTRVMEYINRLDNYDAPDIANIAISNELFEEAFAIFRKFDVNTSAVQVLIEHIGNLDRAYEFAERCNEPPVWSQLAKAQLQKGLVKEAIDSYIKADDPSAYMEVGQAAAQSGNWEDLVKFLQMARKKARESYVETELIFALAKTNRLAELEEFINGPNNAHIQQVGDRCYDDKMYEAAKLLYNNVSNFGRLASTLVHLGEYQAAVDGARKANSTRTWKEVCFACVDGKEFRLAQMCGLHIVVHADELEELINYYQDRGYFEELITMLEAALGLERAHMGMFTELAILYSKFKPQKMREHLELFWSRVNIPKVLRAAEQAHLWAELVFLYDKYEEYDNAIITMMNHPSDAWKEGQFKDIVTKVANVELYYKAIQFYLEFKPLLLNDLLIVLSPRLDHTRAVNFFSKVKQLPLVKPYLRSVQNHNNKSVNEALNNLFIIEEDYAALRTSIDAYDNFDNISLAQGLEKHELIEFRRIAAYLFKGNNRWKQSVELCKKDKLYKDAMQYASESKDIELAEELLAWFLMEDKKECFAACLFTCYDLLRPDVVLETAWRHNIMDFSMPYFIQVMREYLSKVDKLEASESLRKQEEQATESQPIVYGTPQLMLTAGPNVAVPPQQAYGYGYTAAPGYSQPPQPSFGYGM from the exons ATGGCTCAAATCCTGCCTATCCGCTTCCAGGAGCACCTGCAG CTCCAGAACCTGGGGATCAACCCAGCCAACATTGGATTCAGCACTCTAACCATGGAGTCGGACAAGTTCATCTGCATAAGGGAGAAAGTGGGTGAGCAGGCCCAGGTTGTCATCATTGACATGGCGGATCCCAACAACCCCATCCGCCGTCCCATTTCAGCCGACAGCGCCATTATGAACCCAGCAAGCAAAGTCATTGCCCTCAAAG CGGCAAAGACCCTGCAGATCTTCAACATTGAGATGAAGAGCAAGATGAAGGCTCACACGATGACAGATGACGTGACCTTCTGGAAGTGGATCTCCCTTAACACCGTCGCCCTGGTCACAGACAACGCAGTCTACCATTGGAGCATGGAGGGCGACTCTCAACCAATCAAAGTCTTCGACCGTCATTCCAGCCTGGCAGGCTGCCAGATCATCAACTACCGCACTGACGCCAAGCAGAAGTGGTTGCTGCTTATTGGAATTTCAGCACAG CAAAATCGTGTCGTGGGAGCTATGCAGTTGTACTCGGTGGACAGGAAGGTGTCCCAGCCTATTGAGGGGCATGCTGCTGGCTTTGCACAGTTCAAGATGGAGGGCAACACTGAGGAGTCCACTCTGTTCTGCTTTGCTGTGCGAGGACAAGCAGGAGGAAAA CTCCATATCATTGAAGTGGGTACTCCACCAACCGGGAACCAGCCGTTTCCAAAGAAAGCTGtggatgttttctttcctccagaagCACAAAATGACTTTCCTGTGGCCATGCAG ATCAGTTCCAAGCAAGATGTAGTCTTCCTCATCACCAAATATGGCTACATCCACCTGTATGACCTGGAGACTGGAACTTGCATCTACATGAACAGGATCAGCGGGGAGACCATTTTTGTCACTGCCCCCCATGAGCCCACTGCTGGTATCATTGGAGTCAACAGGAAAGGACAG GTGTTGTCAGTGTGCGTtgaggaggaaaacatcatTCCCTACATCACCAATGTGCTCCAGAACCCAGACCTGGCTCTCCGCATGGCCGTTCGCAACAACCTTGCAGGGGCTGAGGAGCTGTTTGCCCGCAAGTTCAACACACTCTTTGCAGCAGGGAATTACTCAGAAGCTGCCAAGGTGGCAGCCAATGCACCCAAG gGTATCCTGCGGACCCCAGACACCATCCGAAGGTTCCAGAGTGTTCCAGCACAACCGGGCCAGACGTCTCCTTTGCTCCAATACTTTGGCATCTTGCTGGACCAGGGCCAGCTGAATAAGTTTGAATCTCTGGAGCTGTGCAGGCCTGTTCTCCAGCAGGGCCGCaagcagctgctggagaaatggcTAAAAGAGGACAAG CTGGAGTGTTCTGAGGAGCTCGGAGACTTGGTGAAGTCTGTAGATCCAACTCTTGCCCTCAGTGTCTACCTCAGAGCCAACGTCCCCAATAAGGTTATTCAGTGCTTTGCAGAGACTGGCCAGTTCCAGAAGATTGTCCTCTATGCCAAGAAG GTTGGCTACACTCCAGACTGGATCTTTCTGCTGAGGAATGTAATGCGGATCAGTCCAGAGCAGGGTCTTCAGTTCTCCCAGATGCTGGTTCAGGATGAAGAGCCACTTGCTGACATTACACAG ATTGTTGATGTGTTCATGGAGTACAACCTGATCCAGCAGTGCACATCCTTCCTACTAGATGCCCTGAAGAACAACAGACCAATGGAAGGACCACTGCAGACACGTCTGCTGGAAATGAATTTGGTTCACGCACCACAG GTTGCAGATGCCATCCTGGGCAATCAGATGTTCACCCACTATGATCGTGCTCATGTGGCTCAGCTGTGTGAGAAGGCCGGTCTCCTGCAGAGGGCACTGGAGCATTATACTGACCTGTATGACATTAAACGTGCTGTGGTGCACACACACCTTCTCAACCCAGAG TGGTTGGTGAATTTCTTTGGCTCCCTCTCTGTGGAGGACTCCCTTGAGTGTCTGAGGGCCATGCTGTCGGCCAACATCCGTCAGAACCTGCAGATCTGTGTTCAGGTCGCATCCAAGTACCATGAACAGCTTAGCACTCAGTCACTGACTGAACTTTTTGAGTCATTCAAGAGCTTCGAAG GTTTGTTCTATTTCCTGGGCTCCATTGTGAACTTCAGTCAGGATCCAGAAGTTCACTTCAAATATATTCAGGCTGCCTGCAAAACAGGCCAAATCAAAGAGGTGGAGAGAATCTGCAGAGAAAGCAACTGCTACGACCCTGAACGTGTGAAGAACTTCCTCAAG GAAGCCAAGCTCACTGACCAGCTGCCTTTAATCATCGTGTGTGACCGCTTTGATTTTGTCCACGATCTGGTCCTGTACCTGTACCGTAACAGCCTGCAGAAATACATTGAGATCTACGTGCAGAAG GTCAACCCAAGCCGCCTGCCGGTAGTTATTGGAGGGTTGCTTGATGTGGACTGTGCTGAGGACGTGATTAAGAACCTGATCATGGTGGTGAGAGGACAGTTTTCCACAGATGAACTGGTTGCtgaagtggagaaaagaaatcG ACTGAAGTTGTTGCTGCCTTGGTTGGAGGCTCGTATTCACGAAGGTTGCGAGGAGCCGGCAACTCACAACGCTCTGGCTAAGATCTACAtcgacagcaacaacaacccAGAGCGCTTCCTGAGGGAGAACCCCTTCTATGACAGCCGTGTAGTGGGCAAGTACTGTGAGAAGAGAGACCCCCACCTGGCCTGTGTGGCTTACGAAAGAGGACAGTGCGACCAGGAACTTATTCAT GTATGCAACGAGAACTCACTCTTCAAGAGTCTGTCCCGCTACCTTGTACGTCGCAAGAACCCCGAGTTGTGGGCAAGTGTGCTGCTGGAGACCAACAACTACAGAAGACCACTCATTGACCAG gttgTGCAAACAGCCTTATCAGAGACCCAGGATCCAGAGGAGGTGTCTGTTACAGTCAAGGCCTTCATGACCGCCGACCTTCCCAATGAGCTCATTGAGCTTCTGGAAAAGATTGTGCTGGATAATTCCGTCTTCAGTGAGCACAG AAACCTCCAGAATCTGCTCATTCTGACAGCCATTAAAGCTGATAGGACACGGGTGATGGAGTACATTAACCGCCTGGACAACTACGACGCCCCAGACATTGCGAACATTGCCATCAGCAATGAGCTGTTTGAGGAGGCATTTGCTATTTTTAGAAAATTTGATGTCAACACTTCGGCTGTGCAG GTTCTGATTGAACACATTGGTAACTTGGACAGAGCTTATGAATTTGCCGAACGCTGCAACGAGCCTCCGGTTTGGAGTCAGCTGGCAAAGGCTCAGCTTCAGAAGGGCCTGGTAAAAGAAGCCATCGACTCTTACATCAAGGCTGATGACCCCTCTGCTTACATGGAGGTGGGACAAGCTGCAGCCCAAAGTG GAAACTGGGAGGACCTGGTGAAGTTCCTGCAGATGGCCCGTAAGAAGGCCCGCGAGTCATACGTTGAAACAGAGTTGATTTTTGCCCTGGCCAAGACCAACCGCCTGGCTGAGCTGGAAGAGTTCATCAACGGACCCAACAACGCTCACATTCAGCAG GTGGGCGATCGTTGCTATGACGATAAAATGTACGAGGCAGCCAAGCTGCTTTACAACAACGTGTCCAACTTTGGCCGTCTGGCCTCCACTCTGGTGCACCTGGGAGAATACCAGGCGGCTGTGGATGGAGCCCGCAAGGCCAACAGCACCCGCACCTGGAAGGAG GTGTGTTTTGCTTGTGTAGATGGGAAGGAGTTCCGTCTTGCCCAGATGTGTGGCCTGCATATTGTCGTCCACGCCGATGAACTAGAGGAACTAATCAACTACTATCAG gacCGTGGTTACTTTGAGGAGCTGATCACCATGCTGGAGGCCGCCCTGGGCCTGGAGCGTGCTCACATGGGCATGTTCACAGAGCTGGCTATTCTCTACTCCAAATTCAAACCTCAGAAGATGAGGGAACACCTGGAGCTCTTCTGGTCCCGTGTTAACATTCCAAAG GTTCTCAGGGCAGCCGAGCAGGCCCACCTCTGGGCAGAGCTGGTGTTCCTCTATGACAAGTACGAGGAGTATGACAACGCCATCATCACCATGATGAACCACCCATCTGATGCCTGGAAGGAGGGCCAATTCAAAGACATTGTCactaag GTGGCCAATGTGGAGCTGTACTATAAGGCCATCCAGTTTTATCTGGAGTTCAAACCATTGTTACTGAACGACCTGCTCATTGTCCTGTCTCCAAGACTGGACCACACACGTGCTGTCAACTTCTTCAGCAAG GTCAAACAGCTTCCTCTGGTTAAACCTTACCTAAGGTCTGTccagaaccacaacaacaagTCTGTTAATGAAGCGCTCAACAACCTCTTCATCATCGAGGAAGACTATGCG GCTCTGCGCACTTCCATCGACGCTTATGACAACTTTGACAACATCTCGCTGGCTCAGGGTCTGGAGAAGCACGAGCTGATTGAATTTAGGAGGATCGCAGCCTACCTTTTCAAAGGCAACAATCGCTGGAAACAGAGCGTCGAACTCTGCAAGAAGGACAAGCTCTACAAA GATGCCATGCAGTATGCGTCCGAGTCTAAAGACATTGAGCTGGCAGAGGAGCTCCTGGCCTGGTTCTTGATGGAAGACAAGAAGGAGTGTTTTGCTGCCTGCTTATTTACCTGCTACGACCTGCTGCGGCCTGACGTGGTGCTGGAGACGGCCTGGCGGCACAACATCATGGACTTCTCCATGCCATacttcatccaggtcatgagGGAGTATCTCAGTAAG GTGGACAAACTTGAAGCCTCTGAGTCTctgaggaaacaggaggagcaggCGACAGAGTCTCAACCCATTGTTTACG GCACACCCCAGCTCATGCTCACAGCAGGGCCCAACGTGGCCGTGCCTCCTCAGCAGGCCTACGGCTACGGCTACACAGCAGCACCCGGCTACAGCCAGCCGCCACAGCCCAGCTTCGGTTACGGCATGTGA